In Equus asinus isolate D_3611 breed Donkey chromosome 13, EquAss-T2T_v2, whole genome shotgun sequence, one DNA window encodes the following:
- the HAP1 gene encoding huntingtin-associated protein 1 isoform X8, with protein MRPKECGQSYAGDRPGPGPGDPAAVTPALPPAAGPAPEPSAEPGPAPAQAPAAEQGAGSGSPSVSGPSDGVRPASEAGSEAGAQRGSAFSAVQGNAQSVPGNSDVPWTRFIFQGPFGPRATGLGTGKAADIWKTPAAYIGRRPGVSGPERAAFIRELEEVLCPDRPPPVKKITPEDVKVMLNLLEERERDLNTAARIGQSLVKQNNVLMEENSKLEAMLGSAREEILHLRHQVSLRDDLLQLYSDSDDEEEEEEDEEEEEEEEEEEEEEEEEEEEEQQHDLPYEAPEPTPLTESESLHHCPQLEALQEQLRLLEEENDQLREEASQLDALEEEEQMLILDCVEQFSEASQQMAELSEVLALRMENHDQQQREVSQLRTQVMKLQQRCQLYGAETEKLQQQLASEKEIQMQLQDEEALPSFQETLAEELRTSIRRIISDPVFFMERNYETTTEEMSNLGYELRYGEVREQEQEFEAEEGLMPAEDFVPAENFVPAEDLVPEEELGATEEVVPAEEEVTEEAELVSEEAEAWEEVEPELDETRRTNVVTSALEASGLGPAHLDMKYVLQQLASWQDAHYRRQLRQKMLQKGFAVSQQPAEAPQTA; from the exons ATGCGCCCGAAAGAGTGCGGGCAGAGCTACGCCGGGGACCGGCCCGGACCCGGACCCGGGGATCCAGCAGCGGTCACCCCCGCACTGCCGCCCGCAGCCGGTCCCGCTCCAGAGCCCTCCGCCGAGCCTGGACCCGCTCCTGCGCAGGCACCGGCGGCTGAGCAAGGAGCGGGATCTGGATCCCCGTCCGTCTCGGGACCCTCAGACGGAGTTCGCCCGGCCTCCGAGGCTGGATCAGAGGCAGGAGCCCAGCGCGGATCCGCATTCTCGGCAGTCCAGGGGAATGCCCAGTCCGTGCCCGGCAACTCGGATGTACCGTGGACCCGCTTCATATTTCAAGGACCCTTTGGTCCCCGGGCCACTGGCCTGGGTACTGGAAAGGCTGCGGACATCTGGAAGACGCCAGCTGCCTACATCGGCCGGCGGCCAGGGGTGTCGGGCCCCGAGCGCGCCGCCTTTATTCGGGAGCTGGAGGAAG TGCTGTGTCCTGACCGACCCCCACCAGTCAAGAAGATCACTCCAGAAGATGTCAAAGTGATGTTAAATCTGCTGGAGGAG AGAGAGCGGGACCTGAATACGGCGGCTCGCATCGGCCAGTCCCTTGTGAAGCAGAACAATGTCCTGATGGAGGAGAACAGCAAGCTGGAAGCCATGCTGGGCTCAGCCAGGGAGGAG ATTTTACACCTCAGACACCAGGTGAGCCTGCGGGATGACCTCCTCCAGCTCTACTCAGACTCTGatgatgaggaggaagaggaggaggatgaggaagaggaagaagaggaagaggaggaggaagaagaggaggaggaggaggaggaggaagagcagcagcaTGATCTTCCCTATGAAGCCCCCGAGCC gACACCTCTGACGGAGTCAGAGTCGCTGCACCACTGCCCGCAGCTGGAAGCCCTGCAGGAGCAGCtgaggctgctggaggaggagaacGACCAGCTGAGAGAGGAG gcctCTCAGCTCGACGCCcttgaggaggaggagcagatgcTTATTCTGGATTGTGTGGAGCAGTTTT CTGAGGCCAGCCAGCAGATGGCTGAGCTGTCGGAGGTGCTGGCGCTCAGGATGGAGAACCATGACCAGCAGCAGAGGGAGGTCAGCCAGCTGCGGACGCAGGTCATGAAGCTGCAGCAGCGCTGCCAGCTG tacGGGGCTGAGACTGAGAAGTTGCAGCAGCAACTGGCTTCGGAGAAAGAAATCCAGATGCAGCTCCAGGATGAG GAGGCACTTCCTAGTTTCCAGGAGACCCTGGCTGAGGAGCTCAGAACGTCTATAAGGAGAATTATCTCAGACCCTGTGTTTTTTATGGAAAG GAATTATGAAACGACTACAGAGGAGATGTCCAACCTGGG GTACGAGCTGCGCTACGGTGAGGTGCGGGAGCAAGAACAGGAGTTCGAGGCTGAGGAGGGTCTGATGCCGGCAGAGGATTTTGTGCCGGCGGAAAATTTCGTGCCTGCGGAAGACTTGGTGCCTGAGGAAGAGCTGGGGGCCACAGAGGAGGTGGTACCAGCCGAGGAGGAGGTGACGGAAGAGGCAGAGCTTGTGTCAGAGGAGGCGGaggcctgggaggaggtggagccgGAGCTGGATGAGACAAGGCGGACCAATGTGGTGAcctcagccctggaggccagcGGGTTGGGCCCTGCGCACCTGGACATGAAGTATGTCCTCCAGCAACTGGCCAGCTGGCAGGACGCCCATTACAGGCGGCAGCTGAGGCAGAAGATGCTCCAGAAAG GCTTTGCTGTTTCCCAGCAgcctgcagaggccccacagaCAGCCTGA
- the HAP1 gene encoding huntingtin-associated protein 1 isoform X4 gives MRPKECGQSYAGDRPGPGPGDPAAVTPALPPAAGPAPEPSAEPGPAPAQAPAAEQGAGSGSPSVSGPSDGVRPASEAGSEAGAQRGSAFSAVQGNAQSVPGNSDVPWTRFIFQGPFGPRATGLGTGKAADIWKTPAAYIGRRPGVSGPERAAFIRELEEVLCPDRPPPVKKITPEDVKVMLNLLEERERDLNTAARIGQSLVKQNNVLMEENSKLEAMLGSAREEILHLRHQVSLRDDLLQLYSDSDDEEEEEEDEEEEEEEEEEEEEEEEEEEEEQQHDLPYEAPEPTPLTESESLHHCPQLEALQEQLRLLEEENDQLREEASQLDALEEEEQMLILDCVEQFSEASQQMAELSEVLALRMENHDQQQREVSQLRTQVMKLQQRCQLYGAETEKLQQQLASEKEIQMQLQDELQDLREKYTECGGMLIEAREEVKTLRQQAPVSTGSVTHYTYTVPLEALPSFQETLAEELRTSIRRIISDPVFFMERNYETTTEEMSNLGYELRYGEVREQEQEFEAEEGLMPAEDFVPAENFVPAEDLVPEEELGATEEVVPAEEEVTEEAELVSEEAEAWEEVEPELDETRRTNVVTSALEASGLGPAHLDMKYVLQQLASWQDAHYRRQLRQKMLQKGSPTLQQWQQRAKTNMGGGIVDQQPRVPTQDFRRLEEDRVNHPPRAWEEEGPSGATQAIGTKASASKGHGRTSPLGFAVSQQPAEAPQTA, from the exons ATGCGCCCGAAAGAGTGCGGGCAGAGCTACGCCGGGGACCGGCCCGGACCCGGACCCGGGGATCCAGCAGCGGTCACCCCCGCACTGCCGCCCGCAGCCGGTCCCGCTCCAGAGCCCTCCGCCGAGCCTGGACCCGCTCCTGCGCAGGCACCGGCGGCTGAGCAAGGAGCGGGATCTGGATCCCCGTCCGTCTCGGGACCCTCAGACGGAGTTCGCCCGGCCTCCGAGGCTGGATCAGAGGCAGGAGCCCAGCGCGGATCCGCATTCTCGGCAGTCCAGGGGAATGCCCAGTCCGTGCCCGGCAACTCGGATGTACCGTGGACCCGCTTCATATTTCAAGGACCCTTTGGTCCCCGGGCCACTGGCCTGGGTACTGGAAAGGCTGCGGACATCTGGAAGACGCCAGCTGCCTACATCGGCCGGCGGCCAGGGGTGTCGGGCCCCGAGCGCGCCGCCTTTATTCGGGAGCTGGAGGAAG TGCTGTGTCCTGACCGACCCCCACCAGTCAAGAAGATCACTCCAGAAGATGTCAAAGTGATGTTAAATCTGCTGGAGGAG AGAGAGCGGGACCTGAATACGGCGGCTCGCATCGGCCAGTCCCTTGTGAAGCAGAACAATGTCCTGATGGAGGAGAACAGCAAGCTGGAAGCCATGCTGGGCTCAGCCAGGGAGGAG ATTTTACACCTCAGACACCAGGTGAGCCTGCGGGATGACCTCCTCCAGCTCTACTCAGACTCTGatgatgaggaggaagaggaggaggatgaggaagaggaagaagaggaagaggaggaggaagaagaggaggaggaggaggaggaggaagagcagcagcaTGATCTTCCCTATGAAGCCCCCGAGCC gACACCTCTGACGGAGTCAGAGTCGCTGCACCACTGCCCGCAGCTGGAAGCCCTGCAGGAGCAGCtgaggctgctggaggaggagaacGACCAGCTGAGAGAGGAG gcctCTCAGCTCGACGCCcttgaggaggaggagcagatgcTTATTCTGGATTGTGTGGAGCAGTTTT CTGAGGCCAGCCAGCAGATGGCTGAGCTGTCGGAGGTGCTGGCGCTCAGGATGGAGAACCATGACCAGCAGCAGAGGGAGGTCAGCCAGCTGCGGACGCAGGTCATGAAGCTGCAGCAGCGCTGCCAGCTG tacGGGGCTGAGACTGAGAAGTTGCAGCAGCAACTGGCTTCGGAGAAAGAAATCCAGATGCAGCTCCAGGATGAG CTGCAGGACCTGCGGGAGAAGTACACGGAGTGTGGGGGCATGCTGATTGAGGCCCGGGAGGAGGTGAAGACCCTCCGCCAGCAAGCCCCGGTGTCCACTGGCTCTGTCACCCACTATACATACACTGTGCCTCTG GAGGCACTTCCTAGTTTCCAGGAGACCCTGGCTGAGGAGCTCAGAACGTCTATAAGGAGAATTATCTCAGACCCTGTGTTTTTTATGGAAAG GAATTATGAAACGACTACAGAGGAGATGTCCAACCTGGG GTACGAGCTGCGCTACGGTGAGGTGCGGGAGCAAGAACAGGAGTTCGAGGCTGAGGAGGGTCTGATGCCGGCAGAGGATTTTGTGCCGGCGGAAAATTTCGTGCCTGCGGAAGACTTGGTGCCTGAGGAAGAGCTGGGGGCCACAGAGGAGGTGGTACCAGCCGAGGAGGAGGTGACGGAAGAGGCAGAGCTTGTGTCAGAGGAGGCGGaggcctgggaggaggtggagccgGAGCTGGATGAGACAAGGCGGACCAATGTGGTGAcctcagccctggaggccagcGGGTTGGGCCCTGCGCACCTGGACATGAAGTATGTCCTCCAGCAACTGGCCAGCTGGCAGGACGCCCATTACAGGCGGCAGCTGAGGCAGAAGATGCTCCAGAAAG gCTCCCCAACcctgcagcagtggcagcagcggGCCAAAACAAACATGGGGGGCGGGATCGTGGACCAGCAGCCCAGGGTGCCCACCCAGGACTTTCggaggctggaggaggacagGGTCAACCAccctcccagggcctgggaggaAGAGGGGCCTTCTGGGGCCACCCAGGCCATTGGGACGAAGGCCTCCGCCAGCAAGGGCCACGGTCGGACCAGTCCCCTGG GCTTTGCTGTTTCCCAGCAgcctgcagaggccccacagaCAGCCTGA
- the HAP1 gene encoding huntingtin-associated protein 1 isoform X1, whose amino-acid sequence MRPKECGQSYAGDRPGPGPGDPAAVTPALPPAAGPAPEPSAEPGPAPAQAPAAEQGAGSGSPSVSGPSDGVRPASEAGSEAGAQRGSAFSAVQGNAQSVPGNSDVPWTRFIFQGPFGPRATGLGTGKAADIWKTPAAYIGRRPGVSGPERAAFIRELEEVLCPDRPPPVKKITPEDVKVMLNLLEERERDLNTAARIGQSLVKQNNVLMEENSKLEAMLGSAREEILHLRHQVSLRDDLLQLYSDSDDEEEEEEDEEEEEEEEEEEEEEEEEEEEEQQHDLPYEAPEPTPLTESESLHHCPQLEALQEQLRLLEEENDQLREEASQLDALEEEEQMLILDCVEQFSEASQQMAELSEVLALRMENHDQQQREVSQLRTQVMKLQQRCQLYGAETEKLQQQLASEKEIQMQLQDELQDLREKYTECGGMLIEAREEVKTLRQQAPVSTGSVTHYTYTVPLEALPSFQETLAEELRTSIRRIISDPVFFMERNYETTTEEMSNLGYELRYGEVREQEQEFEAEEGLMPAEDFVPAENFVPAEDLVPEEELGATEEVVPAEEEVTEEAELVSEEAEAWEEVEPELDETRRTNVVTSALEASGLGPAHLDMKYVLQQLASWQDAHYRRQLRQKMLQKAVAAAGQNKHGGRDRGPAAQGAHPGLSEAGGGQGQPPSQGLGGRGAFWGHPGHWDEGLRQQGPRSDQSPGLCCFPAACRGPTDSLRPLLPLPGQVPPAPDPPSHPPKQDSLSVTSPPSVLMTLGRSFRAQALTLFWERLKEPRPSFCSWCRSCGCWAWITWWPRGREKPRGRPSSYQTQL is encoded by the exons ATGCGCCCGAAAGAGTGCGGGCAGAGCTACGCCGGGGACCGGCCCGGACCCGGACCCGGGGATCCAGCAGCGGTCACCCCCGCACTGCCGCCCGCAGCCGGTCCCGCTCCAGAGCCCTCCGCCGAGCCTGGACCCGCTCCTGCGCAGGCACCGGCGGCTGAGCAAGGAGCGGGATCTGGATCCCCGTCCGTCTCGGGACCCTCAGACGGAGTTCGCCCGGCCTCCGAGGCTGGATCAGAGGCAGGAGCCCAGCGCGGATCCGCATTCTCGGCAGTCCAGGGGAATGCCCAGTCCGTGCCCGGCAACTCGGATGTACCGTGGACCCGCTTCATATTTCAAGGACCCTTTGGTCCCCGGGCCACTGGCCTGGGTACTGGAAAGGCTGCGGACATCTGGAAGACGCCAGCTGCCTACATCGGCCGGCGGCCAGGGGTGTCGGGCCCCGAGCGCGCCGCCTTTATTCGGGAGCTGGAGGAAG TGCTGTGTCCTGACCGACCCCCACCAGTCAAGAAGATCACTCCAGAAGATGTCAAAGTGATGTTAAATCTGCTGGAGGAG AGAGAGCGGGACCTGAATACGGCGGCTCGCATCGGCCAGTCCCTTGTGAAGCAGAACAATGTCCTGATGGAGGAGAACAGCAAGCTGGAAGCCATGCTGGGCTCAGCCAGGGAGGAG ATTTTACACCTCAGACACCAGGTGAGCCTGCGGGATGACCTCCTCCAGCTCTACTCAGACTCTGatgatgaggaggaagaggaggaggatgaggaagaggaagaagaggaagaggaggaggaagaagaggaggaggaggaggaggaggaagagcagcagcaTGATCTTCCCTATGAAGCCCCCGAGCC gACACCTCTGACGGAGTCAGAGTCGCTGCACCACTGCCCGCAGCTGGAAGCCCTGCAGGAGCAGCtgaggctgctggaggaggagaacGACCAGCTGAGAGAGGAG gcctCTCAGCTCGACGCCcttgaggaggaggagcagatgcTTATTCTGGATTGTGTGGAGCAGTTTT CTGAGGCCAGCCAGCAGATGGCTGAGCTGTCGGAGGTGCTGGCGCTCAGGATGGAGAACCATGACCAGCAGCAGAGGGAGGTCAGCCAGCTGCGGACGCAGGTCATGAAGCTGCAGCAGCGCTGCCAGCTG tacGGGGCTGAGACTGAGAAGTTGCAGCAGCAACTGGCTTCGGAGAAAGAAATCCAGATGCAGCTCCAGGATGAG CTGCAGGACCTGCGGGAGAAGTACACGGAGTGTGGGGGCATGCTGATTGAGGCCCGGGAGGAGGTGAAGACCCTCCGCCAGCAAGCCCCGGTGTCCACTGGCTCTGTCACCCACTATACATACACTGTGCCTCTG GAGGCACTTCCTAGTTTCCAGGAGACCCTGGCTGAGGAGCTCAGAACGTCTATAAGGAGAATTATCTCAGACCCTGTGTTTTTTATGGAAAG GAATTATGAAACGACTACAGAGGAGATGTCCAACCTGGG GTACGAGCTGCGCTACGGTGAGGTGCGGGAGCAAGAACAGGAGTTCGAGGCTGAGGAGGGTCTGATGCCGGCAGAGGATTTTGTGCCGGCGGAAAATTTCGTGCCTGCGGAAGACTTGGTGCCTGAGGAAGAGCTGGGGGCCACAGAGGAGGTGGTACCAGCCGAGGAGGAGGTGACGGAAGAGGCAGAGCTTGTGTCAGAGGAGGCGGaggcctgggaggaggtggagccgGAGCTGGATGAGACAAGGCGGACCAATGTGGTGAcctcagccctggaggccagcGGGTTGGGCCCTGCGCACCTGGACATGAAGTATGTCCTCCAGCAACTGGCCAGCTGGCAGGACGCCCATTACAGGCGGCAGCTGAGGCAGAAGATGCTCCAGAAAG cagtggcagcagcggGCCAAAACAAACATGGGGGGCGGGATCGTGGACCAGCAGCCCAGGGTGCCCACCCAGGACTTTCggaggctggaggaggacagGGTCAACCAccctcccagggcctgggaggaAGAGGGGCCTTCTGGGGCCACCCAGGCCATTGGGACGAAGGCCTCCGCCAGCAAGGGCCACGGTCGGACCAGTCCCCTGG GCTTTGCTGTTTCCCAGCAgcctgcagaggccccacagaCAGCCTGAGGCCCCTCCTTCCGCTGCCTGGCCAAGTCCCACCTGCCCCAGaccctccttcccatcctccGAAACAGGACTCCCTGTCTGTCACCAGCCCTCCCTCTGTCCTGATGACTCTGGGCCGGAGCTTTAGGGCCCAAGCCTTGACCCTCTTCTGGGAGAGGTTGAAGGAACCCCGGCCCTCATTCTGCAGCTGGTGCAGAAGCTGTGGCTGCTGGGCCTGGATCACATGGTGGCCCAGGGGGCGGGAAAAACCCCGGGGGAGGCCCTCCAGCTACCAGACCCAGCTCTGA
- the HAP1 gene encoding huntingtin-associated protein 1 isoform X2, whose translation MRPKECGQSYAGDRPGPGPGDPAAVTPALPPAAGPAPEPSAEPGPAPAQAPAAEQGAGSGSPSVSGPSDGVRPASEAGSEAGAQRGSAFSAVQGNAQSVPGNSDVPWTRFIFQGPFGPRATGLGTGKAADIWKTPAAYIGRRPGVSGPERAAFIRELEEVLCPDRPPPVKKITPEDVKVMLNLLEERERDLNTAARIGQSLVKQNNVLMEENSKLEAMLGSAREEILHLRHQVSLRDDLLQLYSDSDDEEEEEEDEEEEEEEEEEEEEEEEEEEEEQQHDLPYEAPEPTPLTESESLHHCPQLEALQEQLRLLEEENDQLREEASQLDALEEEEQMLILDCVEQFSEASQQMAELSEVLALRMENHDQQQREVSQLRTQVMKLQQRCQLYGAETEKLQQQLASEKEIQMQLQDEEALPSFQETLAEELRTSIRRIISDPVFFMERNYETTTEEMSNLGYELRYGEVREQEQEFEAEEGLMPAEDFVPAENFVPAEDLVPEEELGATEEVVPAEEEVTEEAELVSEEAEAWEEVEPELDETRRTNVVTSALEASGLGPAHLDMKYVLQQLASWQDAHYRRQLRQKMLQKAVAAAGQNKHGGRDRGPAAQGAHPGLSEAGGGQGQPPSQGLGGRGAFWGHPGHWDEGLRQQGPRSDQSPGLCCFPAACRGPTDSLRPLLPLPGQVPPAPDPPSHPPKQDSLSVTSPPSVLMTLGRSFRAQALTLFWERLKEPRPSFCSWCRSCGCWAWITWWPRGREKPRGRPSSYQTQL comes from the exons ATGCGCCCGAAAGAGTGCGGGCAGAGCTACGCCGGGGACCGGCCCGGACCCGGACCCGGGGATCCAGCAGCGGTCACCCCCGCACTGCCGCCCGCAGCCGGTCCCGCTCCAGAGCCCTCCGCCGAGCCTGGACCCGCTCCTGCGCAGGCACCGGCGGCTGAGCAAGGAGCGGGATCTGGATCCCCGTCCGTCTCGGGACCCTCAGACGGAGTTCGCCCGGCCTCCGAGGCTGGATCAGAGGCAGGAGCCCAGCGCGGATCCGCATTCTCGGCAGTCCAGGGGAATGCCCAGTCCGTGCCCGGCAACTCGGATGTACCGTGGACCCGCTTCATATTTCAAGGACCCTTTGGTCCCCGGGCCACTGGCCTGGGTACTGGAAAGGCTGCGGACATCTGGAAGACGCCAGCTGCCTACATCGGCCGGCGGCCAGGGGTGTCGGGCCCCGAGCGCGCCGCCTTTATTCGGGAGCTGGAGGAAG TGCTGTGTCCTGACCGACCCCCACCAGTCAAGAAGATCACTCCAGAAGATGTCAAAGTGATGTTAAATCTGCTGGAGGAG AGAGAGCGGGACCTGAATACGGCGGCTCGCATCGGCCAGTCCCTTGTGAAGCAGAACAATGTCCTGATGGAGGAGAACAGCAAGCTGGAAGCCATGCTGGGCTCAGCCAGGGAGGAG ATTTTACACCTCAGACACCAGGTGAGCCTGCGGGATGACCTCCTCCAGCTCTACTCAGACTCTGatgatgaggaggaagaggaggaggatgaggaagaggaagaagaggaagaggaggaggaagaagaggaggaggaggaggaggaggaagagcagcagcaTGATCTTCCCTATGAAGCCCCCGAGCC gACACCTCTGACGGAGTCAGAGTCGCTGCACCACTGCCCGCAGCTGGAAGCCCTGCAGGAGCAGCtgaggctgctggaggaggagaacGACCAGCTGAGAGAGGAG gcctCTCAGCTCGACGCCcttgaggaggaggagcagatgcTTATTCTGGATTGTGTGGAGCAGTTTT CTGAGGCCAGCCAGCAGATGGCTGAGCTGTCGGAGGTGCTGGCGCTCAGGATGGAGAACCATGACCAGCAGCAGAGGGAGGTCAGCCAGCTGCGGACGCAGGTCATGAAGCTGCAGCAGCGCTGCCAGCTG tacGGGGCTGAGACTGAGAAGTTGCAGCAGCAACTGGCTTCGGAGAAAGAAATCCAGATGCAGCTCCAGGATGAG GAGGCACTTCCTAGTTTCCAGGAGACCCTGGCTGAGGAGCTCAGAACGTCTATAAGGAGAATTATCTCAGACCCTGTGTTTTTTATGGAAAG GAATTATGAAACGACTACAGAGGAGATGTCCAACCTGGG GTACGAGCTGCGCTACGGTGAGGTGCGGGAGCAAGAACAGGAGTTCGAGGCTGAGGAGGGTCTGATGCCGGCAGAGGATTTTGTGCCGGCGGAAAATTTCGTGCCTGCGGAAGACTTGGTGCCTGAGGAAGAGCTGGGGGCCACAGAGGAGGTGGTACCAGCCGAGGAGGAGGTGACGGAAGAGGCAGAGCTTGTGTCAGAGGAGGCGGaggcctgggaggaggtggagccgGAGCTGGATGAGACAAGGCGGACCAATGTGGTGAcctcagccctggaggccagcGGGTTGGGCCCTGCGCACCTGGACATGAAGTATGTCCTCCAGCAACTGGCCAGCTGGCAGGACGCCCATTACAGGCGGCAGCTGAGGCAGAAGATGCTCCAGAAAG cagtggcagcagcggGCCAAAACAAACATGGGGGGCGGGATCGTGGACCAGCAGCCCAGGGTGCCCACCCAGGACTTTCggaggctggaggaggacagGGTCAACCAccctcccagggcctgggaggaAGAGGGGCCTTCTGGGGCCACCCAGGCCATTGGGACGAAGGCCTCCGCCAGCAAGGGCCACGGTCGGACCAGTCCCCTGG GCTTTGCTGTTTCCCAGCAgcctgcagaggccccacagaCAGCCTGAGGCCCCTCCTTCCGCTGCCTGGCCAAGTCCCACCTGCCCCAGaccctccttcccatcctccGAAACAGGACTCCCTGTCTGTCACCAGCCCTCCCTCTGTCCTGATGACTCTGGGCCGGAGCTTTAGGGCCCAAGCCTTGACCCTCTTCTGGGAGAGGTTGAAGGAACCCCGGCCCTCATTCTGCAGCTGGTGCAGAAGCTGTGGCTGCTGGGCCTGGATCACATGGTGGCCCAGGGGGCGGGAAAAACCCCGGGGGAGGCCCTCCAGCTACCAGACCCAGCTCTGA
- the HAP1 gene encoding huntingtin-associated protein 1 isoform X5, giving the protein MRPKECGQSYAGDRPGPGPGDPAAVTPALPPAAGPAPEPSAEPGPAPAQAPAAEQGAGSGSPSVSGPSDGVRPASEAGSEAGAQRGSAFSAVQGNAQSVPGNSDVPWTRFIFQGPFGPRATGLGTGKAADIWKTPAAYIGRRPGVSGPERAAFIRELEEVLCPDRPPPVKKITPEDVKVMLNLLEERERDLNTAARIGQSLVKQNNVLMEENSKLEAMLGSAREEILHLRHQVSLRDDLLQLYSDSDDEEEEEEDEEEEEEEEEEEEEEEEEEEEEQQHDLPYEAPEPTPLTESESLHHCPQLEALQEQLRLLEEENDQLREEASQLDALEEEEQMLILDCVEQFSEASQQMAELSEVLALRMENHDQQQREVSQLRTQVMKLQQRCQLYGAETEKLQQQLASEKEIQMQLQDEEALPSFQETLAEELRTSIRRIISDPVFFMERNYETTTEEMSNLGYELRYGEVREQEQEFEAEEGLMPAEDFVPAENFVPAEDLVPEEELGATEEVVPAEEEVTEEAELVSEEAEAWEEVEPELDETRRTNVVTSALEASGLGPAHLDMKYVLQQLASWQDAHYRRQLRQKMLQKGSPTLQQWQQRAKTNMGGGIVDQQPRVPTQDFRRLEEDRVNHPPRAWEEEGPSGATQAIGTKASASKGHGRTSPLGFAVSQQPAEAPQTA; this is encoded by the exons ATGCGCCCGAAAGAGTGCGGGCAGAGCTACGCCGGGGACCGGCCCGGACCCGGACCCGGGGATCCAGCAGCGGTCACCCCCGCACTGCCGCCCGCAGCCGGTCCCGCTCCAGAGCCCTCCGCCGAGCCTGGACCCGCTCCTGCGCAGGCACCGGCGGCTGAGCAAGGAGCGGGATCTGGATCCCCGTCCGTCTCGGGACCCTCAGACGGAGTTCGCCCGGCCTCCGAGGCTGGATCAGAGGCAGGAGCCCAGCGCGGATCCGCATTCTCGGCAGTCCAGGGGAATGCCCAGTCCGTGCCCGGCAACTCGGATGTACCGTGGACCCGCTTCATATTTCAAGGACCCTTTGGTCCCCGGGCCACTGGCCTGGGTACTGGAAAGGCTGCGGACATCTGGAAGACGCCAGCTGCCTACATCGGCCGGCGGCCAGGGGTGTCGGGCCCCGAGCGCGCCGCCTTTATTCGGGAGCTGGAGGAAG TGCTGTGTCCTGACCGACCCCCACCAGTCAAGAAGATCACTCCAGAAGATGTCAAAGTGATGTTAAATCTGCTGGAGGAG AGAGAGCGGGACCTGAATACGGCGGCTCGCATCGGCCAGTCCCTTGTGAAGCAGAACAATGTCCTGATGGAGGAGAACAGCAAGCTGGAAGCCATGCTGGGCTCAGCCAGGGAGGAG ATTTTACACCTCAGACACCAGGTGAGCCTGCGGGATGACCTCCTCCAGCTCTACTCAGACTCTGatgatgaggaggaagaggaggaggatgaggaagaggaagaagaggaagaggaggaggaagaagaggaggaggaggaggaggaggaagagcagcagcaTGATCTTCCCTATGAAGCCCCCGAGCC gACACCTCTGACGGAGTCAGAGTCGCTGCACCACTGCCCGCAGCTGGAAGCCCTGCAGGAGCAGCtgaggctgctggaggaggagaacGACCAGCTGAGAGAGGAG gcctCTCAGCTCGACGCCcttgaggaggaggagcagatgcTTATTCTGGATTGTGTGGAGCAGTTTT CTGAGGCCAGCCAGCAGATGGCTGAGCTGTCGGAGGTGCTGGCGCTCAGGATGGAGAACCATGACCAGCAGCAGAGGGAGGTCAGCCAGCTGCGGACGCAGGTCATGAAGCTGCAGCAGCGCTGCCAGCTG tacGGGGCTGAGACTGAGAAGTTGCAGCAGCAACTGGCTTCGGAGAAAGAAATCCAGATGCAGCTCCAGGATGAG GAGGCACTTCCTAGTTTCCAGGAGACCCTGGCTGAGGAGCTCAGAACGTCTATAAGGAGAATTATCTCAGACCCTGTGTTTTTTATGGAAAG GAATTATGAAACGACTACAGAGGAGATGTCCAACCTGGG GTACGAGCTGCGCTACGGTGAGGTGCGGGAGCAAGAACAGGAGTTCGAGGCTGAGGAGGGTCTGATGCCGGCAGAGGATTTTGTGCCGGCGGAAAATTTCGTGCCTGCGGAAGACTTGGTGCCTGAGGAAGAGCTGGGGGCCACAGAGGAGGTGGTACCAGCCGAGGAGGAGGTGACGGAAGAGGCAGAGCTTGTGTCAGAGGAGGCGGaggcctgggaggaggtggagccgGAGCTGGATGAGACAAGGCGGACCAATGTGGTGAcctcagccctggaggccagcGGGTTGGGCCCTGCGCACCTGGACATGAAGTATGTCCTCCAGCAACTGGCCAGCTGGCAGGACGCCCATTACAGGCGGCAGCTGAGGCAGAAGATGCTCCAGAAAG gCTCCCCAACcctgcagcagtggcagcagcggGCCAAAACAAACATGGGGGGCGGGATCGTGGACCAGCAGCCCAGGGTGCCCACCCAGGACTTTCggaggctggaggaggacagGGTCAACCAccctcccagggcctgggaggaAGAGGGGCCTTCTGGGGCCACCCAGGCCATTGGGACGAAGGCCTCCGCCAGCAAGGGCCACGGTCGGACCAGTCCCCTGG GCTTTGCTGTTTCCCAGCAgcctgcagaggccccacagaCAGCCTGA